The Verrucomicrobiaceae bacterium genome has a window encoding:
- a CDS encoding arylsulfatase translates to MQSRGRWCVESGMFLMTPLMRLLVSVVAFGSAVAAQERPNIIVIMADDLGYGDVGCYGAKAVATPNIDRLAAQGARFTSGYCSASTCTPTRFSLLTGTYAFRQKGTGVAPPNGPALIRPGTETMASILKKAGYATAVIGKWHLGLGDVAPEWNGELKPGPLEIGFDHCHLLPTTNDRVPQVYVHDHRVLNLDPKDPLWVGNTLPDAAHPTGLTHRSTLRMDWSHGHDQTIHNGISRIGFYTGGQAARFRDEDLGDEWVQRSVAWIEAHREQPFFLFFASHDIHVPRMPHERFQGKTSLGFRGDCIVEFDWCVGALMSTLDRLKLTEKTLIVLCSDNGPVLDDGYKDGAVEKLGTHQPAGPFSGGKYSVLEGGTRTPFITRWPGHVPAGTVSSAVVCTIDLAASFAALTGSTLPREACLDSQNVLPALLGTPGAKGREHLLQQDNAGASMGLRVGDWKLVRTPKGGALKKKAKTPSQQPNGPGAALRLFYLPDDPAEKKDLSVEKPEKVKELVTRLDAIIAAGRSRE, encoded by the coding sequence ATGCAAAGCAGGGGCCGTTGGTGCGTTGAGTCTGGCATGTTCTTGATGACTCCTTTGATGCGGCTTTTGGTCTCGGTAGTGGCTTTTGGATCGGCGGTGGCCGCTCAGGAGAGGCCGAACATCATCGTGATCATGGCGGATGACCTCGGTTACGGGGATGTAGGCTGTTATGGGGCCAAAGCAGTGGCGACGCCGAATATTGACCGATTGGCGGCGCAGGGAGCGCGGTTTACGAGTGGGTATTGCAGCGCTTCGACGTGTACTCCGACGCGGTTTTCCCTGCTCACGGGCACGTATGCTTTCCGGCAAAAGGGGACGGGTGTGGCCCCGCCGAATGGTCCAGCGCTGATCCGGCCTGGGACGGAGACGATGGCCTCGATCTTGAAAAAGGCTGGTTATGCGACGGCGGTGATCGGGAAATGGCATCTGGGACTGGGTGATGTCGCACCGGAGTGGAATGGGGAGCTCAAACCGGGGCCGCTGGAGATCGGCTTCGATCATTGTCATCTGCTGCCGACGACAAATGACCGTGTGCCGCAGGTGTATGTGCATGATCACCGGGTGCTGAATCTCGATCCGAAAGATCCGCTGTGGGTGGGCAATACGCTGCCTGATGCCGCGCATCCGACGGGGCTCACGCATCGCAGCACGCTGAGGATGGACTGGAGCCATGGGCATGACCAGACGATTCATAATGGCATTAGCCGGATCGGCTTTTATACGGGTGGGCAGGCGGCGCGGTTCCGTGATGAAGACCTGGGCGATGAGTGGGTGCAGCGCAGTGTCGCGTGGATCGAGGCGCATCGTGAGCAGCCGTTTTTCCTCTTTTTCGCCAGTCATGACATCCATGTGCCGCGCATGCCGCATGAGCGATTCCAGGGCAAGACGTCGCTGGGATTCCGTGGCGACTGCATCGTGGAGTTTGACTGGTGTGTGGGTGCGCTGATGAGCACGCTGGACCGGCTGAAGCTGACGGAGAAAACGCTGATCGTGCTCTGCTCGGACAATGGGCCGGTGCTCGATGATGGCTATAAAGATGGTGCCGTGGAGAAGCTGGGCACGCACCAGCCAGCAGGGCCTTTTAGCGGTGGGAAATACAGTGTGCTGGAGGGCGGCACGCGGACCCCTTTCATCACCCGGTGGCCGGGCCATGTGCCAGCGGGCACGGTGTCGAGCGCGGTGGTGTGTACGATCGACTTAGCAGCGAGTTTTGCTGCGCTGACGGGCAGCACGCTGCCGCGTGAAGCCTGCCTGGATAGCCAGAACGTGCTGCCTGCACTGCTGGGCACTCCGGGTGCGAAGGGGCGCGAACATTTGCTCCAACAGGATAATGCCGGTGCGAGCATGGGCTTACGCGTCGGTGATTGGAAGCTGGTGCGCACGCCTAAAGGTGGTGCGCTGAAGAAGAAGGCTAAGACGCCTTCGCAGCAGCCGAATGGGCCTGGCGCTGCGCTGCGGCTTTTTTACCTGCCAGATGATCCTGCGGAAAAGAAGGATCTGAGCGTGGAGAAGCCAGAGAAGGTGAAGGAACTGGTCACGCGACTGGATGCGATCATCGCAGCGGGGCGCAGCCGGGAGTGA
- a CDS encoding cell division protein FtsW, with protein MSRHSIILLLTAVIGLLALGFTMQASTTFEVVEDGEEYSRLWRQVFWGGLGLVACAVTALLDFNVLKRWRWQLLIGAAVLLALCYVPGIGVKVNGARRWIGLQSLGITAARIQPSEFAKIALIIALAAWFSTNEGLERSFKKGFLLPGLILMGIVGLIGCEFDLGNALLAATVGGGIMFTAGTKLRYLFLIVLLVGGGLAAGIKWLPNRFERVIAVFDLEAHKEGLGLQQWVSLLAFGSGGIEGRGLGEGRMKLSYLPEAETDFIFPMIGEELGMRGTMSTVFTFALLVMSGFMIAAYAPNRFGKLLGAGLTFLLGMEAFLNMGVTTAILPNKGLPLPFVSYGGSSLLAAMIAVGILINIHRQGVHLSREDLPVIRRKHRWTPQL; from the coding sequence ATGTCACGTCACTCCATCATTCTCCTACTCACTGCTGTCATCGGGCTCCTCGCGCTGGGGTTCACGATGCAGGCGAGCACGACGTTTGAGGTGGTGGAGGATGGCGAAGAATACTCGCGGCTGTGGAGGCAGGTGTTCTGGGGAGGGCTGGGGCTGGTGGCGTGTGCGGTCACAGCATTGTTGGATTTTAATGTGCTGAAGCGCTGGCGCTGGCAATTGCTGATCGGTGCGGCGGTGCTGCTGGCGCTGTGCTATGTGCCCGGCATCGGAGTGAAGGTGAATGGCGCACGGCGCTGGATCGGGCTGCAAAGCCTGGGCATCACGGCTGCTCGCATCCAGCCGAGTGAGTTTGCCAAGATCGCGCTCATCATCGCGCTGGCGGCGTGGTTTTCGACGAATGAGGGGCTGGAGCGCAGTTTTAAAAAGGGCTTCCTTCTGCCTGGACTCATCCTGATGGGCATCGTCGGGCTGATCGGCTGTGAGTTTGACCTGGGGAATGCACTGCTGGCGGCGACGGTCGGTGGTGGCATCATGTTCACCGCTGGGACGAAGCTGCGGTATTTGTTTTTGATCGTGCTGCTCGTCGGCGGTGGACTCGCGGCGGGCATCAAGTGGCTGCCGAACCGATTTGAGCGTGTGATCGCGGTGTTTGACCTGGAGGCGCATAAAGAAGGCCTCGGCTTGCAGCAGTGGGTCTCCCTGCTGGCCTTTGGCAGCGGCGGGATCGAGGGCCGTGGCCTGGGAGAGGGGCGGATGAAGCTGTCCTATTTGCCGGAGGCAGAGACAGATTTCATTTTCCCTATGATCGGTGAAGAGCTGGGCATGCGTGGCACGATGAGCACGGTGTTCACCTTTGCGTTGCTGGTGATGAGTGGCTTCATGATCGCGGCGTATGCACCGAATCGCTTTGGCAAGCTACTGGGAGCTGGATTGACGTTTTTGCTCGGCATGGAGGCTTTTTTAAACATGGGCGTGACGACGGCCATTTTGCCAAACAAGGGGCTGCCGCTGCCTTTTGTGAGCTACGGCGGCTCTAGCCTGCTGGCGGCGATGATCGCCGTGGGCATCCTGATCAATATCCACCGCCAAGGTGTGCATCTGAGCCGCGAAGACCTCCCCGTCATCCGCCGCAAGCACCGCTGGACACCGCAACTGTGA
- a CDS encoding LysM peptidoglycan-binding domain-containing protein produces MKTKKTKNESILMRLIDGERHKHRVALVTDEGEWNQHEPNTGMARMFVVMLLIHVVLIGGIIIYDFMGEEEAPAQAITQAARATSASGSSELPQASEEIMNAQANAVANPVADTETYTVASGDSIRSIAEKHGTSEEVIIQMNRLDKGIQIGPGTLLNVPKGAVPVALGISREDAEKMVARDQPPAPQAEAVKTQDAPASIGATTQVISLVAPGEPAPNAASLLAAAETPATATPAPEPDTTEIIGGAPNPQAVALFAQAAEENEKALAAAKEPPAVTKEAEEEEAPAVREEPKRTVKTEPRLVKPNPVPTPSQMSKRLADAPPAPKKSATKSTPKSSTKSTPTKTASSTKSSSSKTHTLAAGETLYRLSTKYGVSVAALQKANGIKNPNSMRNGMKLVIPAK; encoded by the coding sequence ATGAAAACCAAGAAAACCAAAAACGAATCGATCCTGATGCGGCTCATCGATGGTGAGCGGCATAAACACCGCGTCGCCCTCGTCACCGACGAAGGCGAGTGGAATCAGCATGAACCCAACACCGGCATGGCACGCATGTTCGTCGTCATGCTGCTCATCCACGTCGTCCTCATCGGCGGCATCATCATTTATGACTTCATGGGCGAGGAGGAGGCTCCCGCGCAGGCCATCACCCAGGCTGCTCGTGCTACCAGTGCCAGCGGATCATCGGAACTGCCGCAGGCCAGTGAGGAGATCATGAATGCGCAGGCCAATGCCGTCGCGAATCCTGTCGCCGACACGGAAACGTACACGGTGGCCTCTGGCGATAGCATCCGCAGCATCGCGGAAAAGCATGGCACCAGTGAGGAAGTCATCATCCAGATGAATCGCCTCGATAAAGGCATCCAGATCGGACCTGGCACGCTGCTCAATGTGCCGAAGGGAGCTGTTCCGGTCGCCCTGGGCATCAGCCGCGAAGATGCGGAAAAGATGGTCGCTCGTGATCAACCACCTGCTCCCCAGGCTGAAGCTGTGAAGACCCAGGATGCACCCGCCAGCATCGGAGCCACCACGCAGGTCATCTCCCTCGTCGCTCCTGGAGAGCCTGCACCGAATGCGGCCTCACTCCTCGCGGCTGCGGAGACTCCCGCGACCGCCACGCCTGCTCCTGAGCCTGACACGACCGAGATCATCGGTGGAGCCCCCAATCCCCAAGCTGTGGCACTCTTTGCCCAAGCTGCTGAGGAGAATGAAAAAGCTCTGGCGGCTGCAAAAGAGCCCCCTGCTGTGACCAAGGAAGCGGAAGAAGAGGAAGCTCCCGCAGTCCGTGAGGAGCCCAAGCGCACCGTCAAAACCGAGCCACGTCTGGTGAAGCCCAATCCAGTGCCCACCCCGAGCCAAATGAGCAAGCGCCTGGCCGATGCGCCGCCTGCTCCGAAAAAATCTGCGACCAAGAGCACGCCAAAGAGCAGCACGAAGTCCACGCCGACCAAGACTGCCAGCAGCACCAAATCCAGCAGCTCCAAAACACACACGCTGGCCGCTGGCGAGACGCTTTACCGCCTCTCCACGAAATACGGCGTCTCCGTCGCAGCCCTGCAAAAAGCCAATGGCATCAAGAATCCCAATTCGATGCGGAATGGGATGAAACTGGTCATTCCTGCGAAGTAA
- the murD gene encoding UDP-N-acetylmuramoyl-L-alanine--D-glutamate ligase translates to MKYAHQHLAILGAGRSGLGAARLARLHGAEVTIFDEGDKAKQVEDFRCVLGQPARDLVVKPGDFDLVIISPGLDEHWPLPAKFTAAGVPLVGETEFAFNLTDMQIAAITGTNGKSTCTELIAALFNGCGMKSIPCGNHGMSLSEVVASGIRYDVLACEISSFQLETIRNFRAKASLWLNFAPDHLDRYPGMTEYFDAKARIFENATESDVAIVRAGESISSGKAQRWTFSAYGAEADYSYGNGKFYREGREIGSAANLKVRGKHNMENVLAALMTGKVFGLEFDAMLKALADYEVPRHRCELIRTLADREYINDSKATNLHALEACLRSQERPIVLIAGGKDKQLDYSPLRAELKGQVRAMVFIGEISQQLEQTFGDLLPCKRGADMAEAVLLATQLSQPGDAIILSPGTSSFDMYTGYGQRGDVFRDAVNALT, encoded by the coding sequence ATGAAATACGCCCATCAACATCTCGCTATCCTCGGTGCTGGACGCAGCGGCCTCGGTGCTGCTCGTCTGGCGCGGTTGCATGGTGCGGAGGTGACGATCTTTGATGAAGGGGATAAGGCCAAGCAGGTCGAGGACTTCCGCTGCGTGCTCGGTCAGCCCGCACGCGATCTAGTGGTGAAGCCGGGGGACTTCGATCTCGTCATCATCAGCCCAGGCTTGGATGAGCACTGGCCGCTTCCGGCTAAATTCACCGCTGCAGGTGTGCCGCTCGTCGGTGAAACCGAGTTCGCCTTCAATCTGACGGACATGCAGATCGCCGCGATCACTGGGACGAATGGCAAGAGCACCTGCACGGAGCTCATCGCGGCCCTTTTCAATGGCTGCGGCATGAAATCCATCCCTTGTGGCAATCACGGCATGTCCCTGAGCGAAGTCGTCGCCAGCGGCATTCGCTACGATGTGCTCGCGTGTGAGATCAGCAGCTTCCAGCTCGAAACGATCCGGAATTTCCGCGCCAAGGCCAGTTTGTGGCTGAATTTCGCACCAGATCACTTGGACCGCTATCCCGGCATGACGGAGTATTTTGACGCGAAGGCCCGCATCTTTGAAAATGCCACGGAAAGCGATGTCGCCATCGTGCGAGCCGGTGAGAGCATCTCCAGCGGCAAAGCACAGCGCTGGACTTTTTCCGCCTACGGTGCTGAGGCAGATTACAGTTACGGAAACGGCAAGTTCTACCGCGAAGGCCGCGAGATCGGCTCGGCAGCGAATCTCAAAGTGCGTGGCAAACACAACATGGAGAACGTGTTGGCTGCACTGATGACGGGGAAGGTCTTTGGACTCGAATTCGATGCGATGCTGAAGGCGCTGGCGGATTACGAGGTGCCACGCCACCGCTGCGAGCTGATCCGCACCCTCGCCGACCGCGAGTACATCAATGATTCAAAAGCGACCAATCTCCACGCCCTGGAGGCCTGTCTGCGCAGCCAAGAGCGGCCCATCGTGCTCATCGCCGGTGGCAAGGACAAGCAGCTCGATTACTCCCCGCTGCGTGCCGAGCTGAAGGGGCAAGTGCGTGCCATGGTCTTCATCGGCGAGATCTCGCAGCAGCTTGAGCAGACTTTTGGCGACCTGCTGCCGTGTAAACGCGGCGCAGACATGGCGGAGGCTGTTTTGCTCGCCACGCAGCTCTCACAGCCCGGTGATGCCATCATCCTGAGCCCCGGCACGAGCAGTTTTGACATGTACACCGGCTACGGCCAGCGCGGGGATGTCTTCCGCGACGCCGTGAATGCCCTGACCTGA
- a CDS encoding phospho-N-acetylmuramoyl-pentapeptide-transferase, which yields MMYWLYELREWLAVHDWISDDAALYKILNLFKYHTFRAGGAAITAFVLSLLYGEKLICKLISLKIGQPIRTAEEVHKLAELHGKKAGTPTMGGILILATIVLSTLLWAKLDNVMVWIVLFTTLGLGALGFRDDYLKISKKNSKGVSARTKLIWQGGVAFITAMLFAYCVPADNGHTLRALYIPFVKDAVIADMGIFAVAMFTIIIVGASNAVNLTDGLDGLATGCSLTTALAYAGFGYICGNAKYSDYLGVAHHTLANELPIIAMALAGACLGFLWFNAHPAKMFMGDTGSLALGGCIAALAIGCKQEIVLALVGGVFVIEAMSVILQVWSFKTRGKRIFRMAPIHHHFELGGWHENQVIVRFWIMSLLFALLGLATLKLR from the coding sequence ATGATGTACTGGCTTTACGAATTACGCGAATGGCTCGCGGTCCATGACTGGATCAGCGACGACGCCGCGCTGTATAAAATCCTCAATCTCTTCAAATACCACACCTTCCGTGCTGGTGGAGCCGCCATCACCGCCTTTGTGCTCTCGTTGCTCTATGGTGAGAAGCTCATCTGCAAGCTCATCTCCCTCAAAATCGGCCAGCCCATCCGCACCGCCGAAGAAGTGCATAAACTCGCCGAGCTCCATGGCAAAAAAGCTGGTACGCCGACCATGGGCGGCATTTTGATCCTTGCGACCATCGTCCTATCCACACTGCTGTGGGCAAAGCTGGACAATGTGATGGTCTGGATCGTGCTCTTCACCACGCTGGGCCTCGGAGCGCTCGGATTCCGTGATGACTACCTCAAGATCAGCAAAAAGAACTCCAAGGGCGTCTCCGCCCGCACCAAGCTCATCTGGCAGGGCGGCGTAGCCTTCATCACGGCGATGCTTTTTGCCTACTGCGTGCCAGCGGATAATGGCCACACGCTGCGGGCACTTTACATCCCCTTCGTCAAAGACGCGGTCATTGCAGACATGGGCATCTTTGCCGTCGCGATGTTCACCATCATCATCGTCGGAGCCTCCAATGCGGTGAACCTCACGGATGGGCTCGATGGCTTAGCTACGGGCTGTTCCCTGACCACCGCGCTCGCCTATGCGGGTTTTGGCTACATCTGCGGCAATGCGAAGTACTCCGACTACCTCGGGGTCGCACATCACACGCTCGCCAATGAGCTGCCCATCATCGCCATGGCGCTCGCAGGTGCCTGTCTGGGCTTCCTATGGTTCAATGCGCATCCGGCGAAGATGTTCATGGGCGATACTGGCTCACTCGCACTCGGTGGCTGCATCGCGGCGCTCGCGATCGGCTGCAAACAAGAAATCGTTTTGGCCCTGGTCGGCGGCGTCTTCGTGATCGAGGCCATGAGCGTCATTCTACAGGTCTGGAGCTTCAAAACACGCGGGAAGCGCATCTTCCGCATGGCACCCATCCACCACCACTTCGAGCTCGGTGGCTGGCATGAGAATCAAGTCATCGTCCGCTTCTGGATCATGAGTCTGCTCTTTGCCCTGCTCGGACTCGCCACGCTCAAACTCCGTTAA
- a CDS encoding UDP-N-acetylmuramoyl-tripeptide--D-alanyl-D-alanine ligase: MSPTALQTLATYAAATLHGEGTRLIENVSTDTRKVAAGDLFVALIGEKFDAHSFVPQAAAAGAAAVVVSKVDPAWKSLPCPILEVKDTLVALQQIARGYRQQHAPLIIGLTGSNGKTSTKDLAAVVMSKKLVTRATFGNLNNHIGVPLTLLALKNGEQCCVTEMGMNHPGEIKVLTDIADPDAAIVTNVGMAHIEYMGTQDAIAWEKATLPAQVKRGGIVVLNANDKYSDVIARHCQATVSTAGVNAGDVRATNLRADGTGTTFTLDFSGEKVETRLPILGEHMVGNAALAACMGWRHGISPADIAEALSNAKLTGGRVEPKIVHGIRFIDDSYNANPDSMIAGLRTLANLEATGRRVAVLGRMGELGALAEAEHKRVGEFAASLDLTALCTVGGSDAEWISSAAAKGLHTRHFPDHAACAAHLREVLREGDLVLLKGSRSAGMEKILQHLQPA; encoded by the coding sequence ATGTCTCCCACCGCTCTCCAAACGCTCGCCACTTACGCCGCAGCCACGCTGCACGGCGAAGGCACGCGTCTGATCGAGAACGTGAGCACGGACACGCGTAAAGTGGCCGCTGGGGACCTCTTTGTGGCCCTTATCGGCGAAAAATTCGATGCACACAGCTTCGTGCCGCAAGCCGCCGCAGCGGGTGCGGCAGCCGTAGTCGTCAGCAAAGTCGATCCCGCGTGGAAATCGCTCCCGTGCCCCATTTTGGAGGTGAAGGACACTTTAGTGGCACTCCAGCAGATCGCCCGTGGCTATCGCCAACAGCATGCGCCGCTCATCATCGGCCTCACGGGCTCCAACGGCAAAACCTCCACCAAAGACCTGGCCGCCGTCGTGATGAGCAAAAAGCTCGTCACCCGCGCCACCTTTGGAAATCTCAACAACCACATCGGCGTGCCATTGACGCTGCTCGCACTCAAAAACGGCGAGCAGTGCTGTGTCACGGAAATGGGCATGAATCACCCAGGTGAGATCAAGGTGCTCACCGACATCGCAGATCCAGATGCGGCCATCGTCACCAATGTCGGCATGGCTCACATCGAGTACATGGGCACGCAGGACGCCATCGCCTGGGAAAAAGCCACCCTACCAGCACAGGTGAAACGCGGCGGCATCGTCGTCCTGAATGCCAATGACAAATACAGCGATGTCATCGCCCGTCATTGCCAAGCCACCGTCTCCACCGCTGGTGTGAATGCGGGAGATGTCCGCGCTACAAATCTCCGCGCGGATGGCACTGGCACCACCTTCACGCTCGATTTCAGCGGCGAGAAAGTCGAAACACGGCTCCCCATCCTCGGTGAGCACATGGTGGGCAATGCCGCACTCGCTGCGTGCATGGGCTGGCGTCACGGCATTTCGCCCGCAGACATCGCAGAGGCCCTTAGCAATGCCAAGCTCACCGGAGGCCGCGTGGAGCCGAAAATCGTCCATGGCATCCGCTTCATCGACGATAGCTACAACGCCAATCCTGACAGCATGATCGCTGGACTGCGCACTCTGGCCAATTTGGAGGCGACAGGCCGCCGCGTGGCCGTTTTAGGCCGCATGGGCGAGCTCGGAGCTCTCGCAGAGGCCGAGCACAAACGCGTCGGTGAATTCGCCGCATCGCTCGATCTCACCGCCCTCTGCACGGTCGGTGGTAGTGACGCCGAATGGATCTCCTCCGCCGCTGCCAAAGGACTGCACACACGCCATTTCCCAGATCACGCCGCCTGCGCCGCACATTTGCGCGAGGTGCTGCGTGAGGGCGATCTCGTCCTGCTGAAAGGCAGCCGCAGCGCCGGCATGGAAAAAATTCTTCAACACCTTCAACCCGCATGA
- a CDS encoding UDP-N-acetylmuramoyl-L-alanyl-D-glutamate--2,6-diaminopimelate ligase, with amino-acid sequence MTLRDIITHLDHPVTSGSLDTEITGLAYDSRKAAPGIAFVALRGSSADGHSFIPKAIEAGCAAIIAEQAPPDGCTTPWVHVRQSRIALADAAAALNGHPAKNMTLLGVTGTNGKTTTAFLAHHLFNIGQTRSGLLGTIFYDLGDGQHVPATHTTPESLEIHGLLAEMRGNGCRACCMEVSSHALDQHRAHGLPFAAAIFTNLTQDHLDYHGTMEKYFEAKTKLFQIAADTPRAALVINTDDAWGRKLAEKFAYTGRVVKYGFGIGSDFRANNVRYDMTGTNFELEAKGRSFLVRTPLIGDFNVYNTLAALAAVSSSGLNLREAIANMQKAPQVPGRLERVTDTITRFQIFVDYAHTPDGIVNALKTVRALRPGRIITVFGCGGDRDRIKRPLMASAAEQGSDICVLTSDNPRTEDPQIILNDAKAGFARPQQHAVIADRRSAIQIAIENARPGDIVVIAGKGHEDYQDIQGKKHPFDDRKVARQILQQTKTTRALEREEKQAEREAQQAMRNGGGGFDRPPDRRF; translated from the coding sequence ATGACACTCCGCGACATCATCACCCATCTCGATCATCCTGTCACCAGCGGCTCGCTGGATACAGAAATCACCGGCCTCGCCTATGACTCACGCAAAGCTGCGCCAGGCATCGCCTTTGTCGCCTTGCGCGGTAGTAGCGCAGACGGCCACAGCTTTATCCCAAAGGCCATCGAGGCTGGTTGCGCTGCCATCATCGCTGAACAAGCCCCGCCAGACGGCTGCACCACGCCGTGGGTGCATGTGCGTCAGTCACGCATCGCGCTGGCAGATGCCGCTGCTGCATTGAATGGCCATCCGGCGAAAAACATGACCCTCCTCGGAGTCACCGGCACCAATGGCAAGACCACCACGGCCTTTCTCGCCCATCATTTGTTCAATATCGGTCAGACGCGTTCTGGATTGCTCGGCACCATCTTTTACGACCTCGGTGATGGTCAGCATGTGCCTGCCACACACACCACACCCGAGTCCCTGGAGATTCACGGCCTGCTAGCCGAGATGCGGGGCAACGGCTGCCGCGCCTGCTGCATGGAGGTCTCATCGCATGCGCTCGATCAGCATCGTGCGCACGGCTTGCCCTTTGCTGCCGCCATCTTCACCAATCTCACGCAGGATCACCTCGACTATCACGGTACGATGGAGAAGTACTTCGAGGCGAAGACCAAGCTCTTCCAGATCGCTGCGGACACACCCCGCGCCGCACTCGTCATCAACACCGATGACGCCTGGGGGCGCAAGTTGGCAGAAAAATTCGCCTACACGGGCCGCGTCGTGAAATACGGCTTCGGCATTGGTAGCGACTTCCGCGCCAACAACGTCCGCTACGACATGACGGGCACAAATTTTGAGCTGGAGGCCAAAGGCCGCAGCTTCCTCGTGCGCACGCCCCTCATCGGCGACTTCAATGTGTACAACACGCTTGCGGCACTCGCTGCAGTTAGCAGCAGTGGCCTGAATCTGCGTGAAGCCATCGCCAACATGCAAAAGGCCCCGCAGGTCCCTGGCCGACTCGAGCGTGTGACAGATACCATCACGCGTTTTCAAATCTTCGTCGATTACGCCCATACACCGGATGGCATCGTCAATGCGCTCAAAACGGTGCGTGCGCTGCGACCTGGCCGCATCATCACCGTTTTCGGCTGCGGCGGGGATCGTGATCGCATCAAGCGCCCGCTCATGGCATCTGCGGCCGAGCAGGGGAGCGACATCTGTGTCCTCACAAGCGACAATCCACGCACGGAAGATCCACAGATCATCTTAAACGATGCCAAGGCTGGTTTTGCCCGGCCACAGCAGCACGCCGTCATCGCAGATCGGCGTTCCGCCATTCAGATCGCCATCGAGAATGCTCGCCCGGGCGACATCGTCGTCATCGCGGGCAAGGGCCACGAAGACTACCAAGACATCCAGGGCAAAAAGCATCCGTTCGACGACCGCAAAGTCGCCCGCCAGATCCTCCAACAAACCAAGACCACTCGCGCTCTCGAACGCGAAGAAAAACAAGCCGAACGCGAGGCTCAACAAGCCATGCGCAACGGCGGAGGCGGCTTCGACCGTCCACCCGACCGCCGCTTCTAA